The Chryseobacterium indicum genome includes a window with the following:
- a CDS encoding TonB-dependent receptor plug domain-containing protein translates to MKKLVLPLSLMVPALVFSQVKKKRDTVKTETIEEVVFQKKVTGKTNDITAVKISAKDAQNVASISGGIEGILKTLPSVNSNTELSSQYMVRGGNYDENLIYINDIEIYRPFLIRNSQQEGLSIINPDMVSTVNFSAGGFEPRYGDKMSSALNIYYREPEKFEVSGEGSLIGGRLSTGFALGKDKEGNRKFAALFSGRYRNTNLVLNTLKEDTDFNPKYMDFQTYLNYHFSPKFTASFIGYYSKNDYEMIPKARSVDFGSLQQPINLTVNYGGREDDKYKNMMGTFSLNYKPSDKWRFTLDAFAYQNREREYYTIASAYVLQTFDPITGEPVTSYDTGGQIEHARNDLYVKTYGTQFRTRFSPNVNTDIEVGFKYEKENLKDLTNEWKLVDSAGYSTPISALLDPRNPPDLKLYYSIAGKNDIQPTRMSAYAQYSQKFFWGSNKVFVNAGARVSHWSFNNETIFSPRAQFAIKPDWDTDMLFRLSGGIYYQAPFYKEIKDLDGNFNSNIKSQRSIQAILANDYEFQMYDRPFKLTTELYYKKMNDLIPYFIDNVRIRYSGKNNASGYAYGIDTRLFGEFVPGVDSWLSASYARVYENIDGRGDIPRPTDQRLRFAMFYQDYMPRFPKMRINLTLTYAMGLPTGSPIVLDENRKIDYLAGYSYQKTLTSYKRVDLGLSYAFIDPKEKNQAYGFWGNFDELTLGVQVFNAFNIRNTVSNQWITDANTNLMYPVPVRLTGRFFNVKLEFRIK, encoded by the coding sequence TTGAAAAAACTAGTTTTACCATTGAGCCTTATGGTTCCTGCATTAGTATTCTCTCAGGTAAAAAAAAAGAGGGATACAGTGAAGACCGAAACTATTGAAGAAGTAGTTTTCCAGAAAAAAGTAACAGGAAAAACCAACGATATCACCGCCGTAAAAATTTCGGCAAAAGATGCTCAGAATGTGGCAAGCATTTCCGGAGGTATCGAAGGAATTCTTAAAACTCTGCCTTCCGTAAACTCCAATACGGAGCTATCTTCACAATATATGGTTCGTGGCGGAAACTATGACGAAAACCTGATCTATATTAATGATATTGAGATCTACAGACCATTCCTGATCCGAAATTCTCAGCAGGAAGGGTTAAGCATCATCAATCCCGATATGGTTTCCACCGTTAATTTCTCAGCCGGAGGTTTCGAGCCGAGATACGGCGATAAAATGTCATCTGCTTTAAATATCTATTACCGTGAACCTGAAAAATTTGAAGTTTCCGGAGAAGGAAGTTTAATCGGAGGAAGATTATCCACCGGTTTTGCTCTCGGAAAAGACAAAGAAGGAAACAGGAAATTTGCTGCCTTATTTTCAGGAAGATACAGAAACACCAACCTTGTTCTTAATACCCTGAAAGAAGATACAGACTTCAATCCGAAATACATGGATTTTCAGACGTATCTGAATTATCATTTCAGCCCGAAATTTACAGCTTCGTTCATCGGATATTATTCCAAGAATGATTATGAAATGATTCCTAAAGCAAGAAGTGTAGACTTCGGATCTTTGCAGCAGCCGATTAATTTAACGGTAAATTATGGTGGCCGTGAAGACGATAAGTATAAAAATATGATGGGAACATTCTCCCTGAATTATAAACCATCCGACAAATGGAGATTTACTTTAGACGCTTTTGCCTACCAAAACCGGGAAAGAGAATATTACACTATCGCTTCGGCTTATGTTTTACAGACTTTTGATCCGATTACGGGAGAACCCGTTACTTCTTATGATACAGGCGGACAAATAGAGCATGCAAGAAATGATTTATATGTAAAAACATACGGAACACAGTTCCGAACCCGTTTTTCGCCTAACGTAAATACAGATATTGAAGTCGGATTCAAATATGAAAAAGAAAACCTGAAAGATCTTACCAACGAATGGAAACTGGTAGATTCTGCAGGTTACAGCACGCCGATTTCCGCACTTTTAGATCCCAGAAATCCGCCGGATCTAAAATTATATTACAGCATTGCAGGGAAAAATGATATTCAGCCGACAAGAATGTCTGCTTACGCGCAGTATTCTCAGAAATTTTTCTGGGGTAGCAATAAAGTATTTGTAAACGCGGGAGCAAGAGTATCGCACTGGAGTTTCAATAACGAAACTATTTTCTCTCCTAGAGCACAGTTTGCGATCAAGCCGGATTGGGATACCGATATGTTGTTCAGGCTTTCCGGAGGTATTTATTATCAGGCTCCTTTTTACAAGGAAATCAAAGACTTAGACGGAAATTTTAATTCAAATATAAAATCCCAGAGATCTATTCAGGCAATTCTGGCGAATGATTACGAATTCCAGATGTATGACAGACCGTTTAAGCTGACTACGGAACTGTATTACAAGAAAATGAATGATCTGATTCCGTATTTCATTGACAACGTGAGAATACGTTACTCCGGAAAAAATAATGCTTCGGGTTACGCATACGGAATTGATACCAGATTGTTCGGAGAATTTGTTCCCGGAGTGGATTCATGGTTATCGGCAAGTTATGCCCGAGTGTATGAAAATATTGATGGGAGAGGAGACATTCCGAGACCAACCGATCAAAGGTTAAGATTTGCGATGTTCTATCAGGATTATATGCCGAGATTCCCGAAAATGCGTATCAATCTTACTTTAACTTACGCAATGGGATTGCCTACAGGATCGCCGATTGTACTGGATGAAAACAGAAAAATAGATTATCTTGCAGGATATTCCTATCAAAAAACATTAACGTCTTATAAAAGGGTAGATTTAGGACTTTCTTATGCCTTCATTGATCCTAAAGAGAAAAATCAAGCGTATGGTTTTTGGGGGAATTTTGATGAACTGACGCTGGGTGTTCAGGTTTTTAATGCCTTCAATATCAGAAATACAGTTTCCAATCAGTGGATTACCGATGCGAATACCAATCTGATGTATCCTGTTCCTGTACGCTTAACGGGACGTTTCTTCAATGTGAAACTTGAATTTAGAATTAAATAA
- a CDS encoding multicopper oxidase domain-containing protein, translating into MKKIIIFLLFLFSVFSFSQTTKTYFSCPMHPEIVSSKPGDCPKCGMTLRKKVVSVKPKAISKPEAKPVQKTEIKSKEIKNKDNAKIEKKNNSKKAKKADKSNVSKPVLNTSETKVLTQPKSHSKIQSQPQKYTCPMHPEIISDKPGKCPKCGMDLIKIENHSPHQSDPEPKSDNSVLKRNSENGRVSFGGKTVRYDLYVKDTIVNFTGKNRRAIAVNGKLQAPTLYFTEGDTAEIYLHNMLKENTGFHWHGVILPNEHDGVPYLTTKPVKPGETHLYKFKVSQNGTYWYHSHESLQEQIGMNGILVFQKREGEPKVNYTQEIPVLLGDWSDENPMQIARRLHMANTDWYAVKKNSVQSYWEAIKSGNFGTKVLNEWKRMEAMDVSDVFYDKFLINGQPSSAYSNLKAGDKVRLRVANGGSSTYFWLNFGGGKIKVVGNDGNDVVPVEVDRLIVGVSETYDIEITIPENKSFEFRATSEDRIGHASLWLGSGEKIEAPDLPRLKLFEGMKMMNGMMEMSGNMKPMNMTMGNQMMDMSEVMYPELPESQRKMTMKHMNEMMGIQTQEESEEHSGHSMEMKEEKSIKRLSYNLLKSPEKTILPTENVRELKFTLEGNMNHYLWTLDNKTVTETDKILVKKGEILRITMYNNSMMRHPMHLHGHDFRLINSKGEYSPLKNVVDIMPMETNTIEFAANQDGDWFFHCHILYHMMAGMGRIFSYENSKPNPQLPDRKLAWKNFLKDNRMISSMAMLDLNSNKIHAESMTMFGPRWANLNEFHSNWDFDHFDGNFKVGRFLGKFQWAIPYAGFRIQKNHEIMERKMAEEMGMDFHGRKTWFGQQKASKTQGAFTVGMQYLLPMLITADASVDQNGKVLLEFSREDIPLSRRLRGNFTVNSDGEFNTGLRYILQKWLSVSGNYDNEMGWGAGITLMY; encoded by the coding sequence ATGAAAAAGATAATAATATTTCTGCTGTTTTTATTCTCTGTTTTCAGTTTTTCACAGACTACAAAAACCTATTTCAGTTGTCCGATGCATCCTGAAATCGTTTCTTCAAAACCGGGAGACTGCCCGAAATGCGGAATGACCTTAAGGAAAAAAGTAGTTTCTGTAAAACCTAAAGCTATTTCAAAGCCGGAAGCAAAACCTGTACAGAAAACAGAAATAAAATCAAAAGAAATTAAGAATAAGGATAATGCTAAGATTGAGAAAAAGAACAATTCTAAAAAGGCAAAAAAAGCAGATAAATCAAATGTTTCTAAACCTGTTTTAAATACATCTGAGACTAAAGTTTTAACGCAGCCAAAGTCTCATTCAAAAATCCAATCTCAGCCTCAAAAATATACCTGTCCGATGCATCCGGAAATCATTTCAGACAAACCCGGAAAATGTCCGAAATGCGGAATGGATTTAATAAAAATTGAAAATCATTCACCGCATCAATCAGATCCGGAACCAAAATCTGATAACTCTGTTTTAAAAAGAAATTCGGAAAACGGCAGAGTAAGTTTTGGAGGAAAAACGGTTCGTTATGATTTATACGTCAAAGACACAATCGTAAATTTTACAGGAAAAAACCGCAGAGCAATTGCTGTCAACGGAAAATTACAGGCTCCGACCTTATATTTCACGGAAGGCGATACTGCCGAAATTTATCTTCACAATATGCTCAAAGAAAACACAGGATTTCACTGGCACGGCGTGATTTTACCAAATGAACATGACGGAGTTCCGTACTTAACAACAAAACCTGTTAAACCGGGGGAAACACATTTGTATAAATTTAAGGTTTCCCAAAACGGAACGTACTGGTATCATTCTCACGAAAGTTTGCAGGAACAAATCGGGATGAACGGAATTTTGGTCTTTCAAAAAAGAGAAGGAGAGCCAAAAGTAAATTATACTCAGGAAATCCCTGTTTTACTCGGCGACTGGAGTGACGAAAATCCGATGCAGATTGCAAGACGCCTTCATATGGCAAATACAGATTGGTATGCGGTTAAGAAAAATTCGGTGCAGAGTTACTGGGAAGCTATAAAATCCGGAAACTTCGGAACAAAAGTGCTGAATGAATGGAAAAGGATGGAAGCTATGGATGTAAGTGATGTTTTCTACGATAAATTTCTCATCAACGGACAGCCAAGCTCTGCTTATTCCAATTTAAAAGCTGGAGATAAAGTTCGGCTGAGAGTTGCAAATGGAGGTTCATCCACTTATTTCTGGCTAAATTTTGGAGGCGGAAAGATAAAAGTAGTAGGAAATGACGGAAACGATGTGGTTCCTGTAGAAGTTGACCGACTGATTGTGGGAGTCTCTGAAACGTATGATATTGAAATCACCATTCCGGAAAATAAAAGTTTTGAATTTCGGGCAACTTCGGAGGACAGAATTGGTCATGCTTCGCTTTGGCTGGGTTCAGGGGAAAAAATTGAAGCACCGGATTTACCACGGTTAAAGCTTTTCGAAGGCATGAAAATGATGAACGGAATGATGGAAATGAGCGGAAATATGAAGCCGATGAACATGACAATGGGCAACCAGATGATGGACATGAGCGAAGTGATGTACCCCGAACTTCCTGAAAGTCAACGAAAAATGACCATGAAGCACATGAATGAAATGATGGGTATCCAAACCCAAGAGGAAAGCGAAGAGCATTCCGGTCATTCGATGGAAATGAAGGAAGAAAAATCAATTAAAAGGTTGTCTTATAATCTGTTAAAATCTCCTGAGAAAACCATTCTTCCGACAGAAAACGTCCGCGAACTGAAATTTACTCTGGAAGGAAATATGAATCATTATCTCTGGACTTTAGATAATAAAACGGTGACGGAAACCGATAAAATTTTAGTGAAAAAAGGGGAAATTCTGAGGATTACAATGTATAACAACTCAATGATGCGCCATCCGATGCATCTTCACGGTCATGATTTCAGATTAATCAACTCCAAAGGTGAATATTCTCCGCTGAAAAATGTTGTAGACATCATGCCGATGGAAACCAATACGATTGAATTTGCCGCCAATCAGGATGGCGACTGGTTTTTCCACTGCCACATTCTGTATCACATGATGGCGGGAATGGGAAGAATTTTCAGCTATGAAAATTCTAAACCGAATCCACAACTACCCGACAGAAAACTGGCTTGGAAAAATTTTCTGAAAGATAACAGGATGATCAGCTCAATGGCAATGCTTGATCTTAACAGCAATAAAATACATGCTGAATCCATGACGATGTTCGGGCCGAGATGGGCTAACTTAAATGAATTTCACTCAAACTGGGATTTTGATCATTTTGACGGAAATTTTAAAGTCGGCAGATTTTTAGGAAAATTCCAGTGGGCAATTCCTTATGCGGGTTTCAGAATTCAGAAAAATCATGAAATTATGGAACGAAAAATGGCAGAAGAAATGGGAATGGATTTTCACGGCAGAAAAACGTGGTTCGGACAGCAGAAGGCTTCCAAAACTCAGGGTGCATTTACGGTCGGGATGCAGTATCTTTTGCCGATGCTCATTACAGCGGATGCAAGTGTGGATCAGAACGGAAAGGTTTTACTGGAGTTCAGCAGGGAAGATATCCCGCTTTCAAGAAGGCTTCGCGGAAATTTTACGGTTAATTCTGATGGCGAATTCAATACAGGTTTGCGATATATTTTACAGAAATGGCTGTCTGTTTCCGGGAATTATGATAATGAAATGGGATGGGGAGCCGGAATTACACTTATGTATTAA
- the kdsA gene encoding 3-deoxy-8-phosphooctulonate synthase: protein MIQYLDNIHHKDSKNFFLIAGPCIIEGEDMALKIAEKVVELTNKYNIPYIFKGSFKKANRSRVDSFTTIGEEKSLEILKKVGETFNIPTTTDIHENEHAALAAQYVDVLQIPAFLVRQTDLLVAAAQTGKCVTLKKGQFLSPESMKFAVEKITDSNNQKVAIIERGNTFGYTDLVVDYRGIPTMRNYAPVILDVTHSLQQPNQSSGVTGGRPDLIETIAKAGIAVGADGIFIETHPTPETALSDGANMLRLDLLENLLQKLTRVREAIL, encoded by the coding sequence ATGATTCAGTATTTAGATAATATTCATCACAAAGATTCCAAAAACTTTTTCTTAATTGCCGGACCTTGTATTATTGAAGGCGAAGATATGGCGCTGAAAATTGCCGAAAAAGTGGTGGAATTAACCAATAAATATAATATTCCCTACATTTTTAAAGGAAGCTTTAAAAAAGCCAACCGAAGCAGAGTAGATTCTTTTACGACCATCGGAGAAGAAAAATCTCTGGAAATTCTTAAAAAAGTAGGCGAAACTTTCAATATTCCTACAACAACGGATATTCACGAAAACGAACACGCAGCTTTGGCGGCGCAATATGTGGATGTGTTGCAGATTCCTGCGTTTTTGGTTCGCCAGACAGACCTTTTGGTTGCCGCGGCACAAACAGGAAAATGTGTGACCTTAAAAAAAGGACAGTTTCTCTCTCCTGAATCCATGAAATTTGCCGTTGAAAAAATTACAGATTCAAACAATCAGAAAGTGGCGATCATAGAAAGAGGAAATACCTTTGGCTACACAGATTTGGTGGTAGATTACAGAGGAATTCCAACCATGCGAAACTATGCGCCTGTTATTCTGGATGTTACGCATTCCCTGCAACAGCCAAACCAGAGTTCCGGAGTTACAGGAGGAAGACCGGATCTTATCGAGACCATCGCAAAAGCAGGAATCGCAGTAGGTGCAGACGGAATTTTTATCGAAACGCATCCCACTCCCGAAACCGCTTTGTCCGACGGAGCCAATATGTTGAGACTGGATCTGCTTGAAAATTTACTACAAAAACTAACCAGAGTAAGAGAAGCGATTTTATAA
- a CDS encoding FAD-dependent monooxygenase, producing the protein MNEISIIGGGIGGLTLGNILKQQNIDFTLYESAAEIKPVGSGIMMAINAMQIFDKLGLKEKIEQAGNKIHGISITDEKLKRISKTNVLELEKKYNSCNVAIHRADLQKILAENIGYENIQLNHALNKIQKKENYILHFENGTETESKIVFGADGIHSKVRNQIFGTGTIRNTQQLCWRGLAEFDLPENFHHEAIEAWGKGKRFGFVRMTDRKIYWYAVINKNIHQNENQLAENFYGFHPLILEIMEKTFQENIIFNEIIDLAPIPKWHTNHLCLIGDAAHATTPNLGQGACQSIEDAYIIGKLLENHQNFNEVFENFQKIRRKKVDYVVDTSWKIGQVSQWEKGTFVRNFVFRLIPESFNQKLVEKTIRLEM; encoded by the coding sequence ATGAATGAAATATCGATCATCGGAGGCGGAATCGGCGGTTTAACATTAGGAAATATCCTGAAACAACAAAACATTGATTTTACCCTGTATGAATCGGCAGCGGAAATAAAACCTGTCGGTTCCGGAATTATGATGGCAATCAACGCGATGCAGATTTTTGATAAGTTAGGCTTAAAAGAAAAAATCGAACAGGCGGGAAACAAAATTCACGGCATTTCGATTACGGATGAAAAGCTGAAACGCATCTCTAAAACCAATGTTCTGGAATTGGAAAAAAAGTACAATTCCTGCAACGTTGCCATTCACAGAGCTGATCTGCAAAAGATTTTGGCGGAAAATATAGGCTATGAAAATATTCAACTGAATCATGCACTGAACAAAATTCAGAAGAAAGAAAACTATATTCTACATTTTGAAAACGGAACTGAAACTGAAAGCAAAATTGTTTTCGGAGCAGACGGAATTCATTCAAAAGTAAGAAACCAGATTTTTGGAACCGGAACCATAAGAAATACACAGCAATTGTGTTGGCGTGGATTGGCAGAATTTGATCTTCCTGAAAATTTTCATCATGAAGCCATTGAAGCCTGGGGAAAAGGAAAACGTTTTGGGTTTGTAAGAATGACCGACCGAAAAATATACTGGTACGCTGTTATCAATAAAAACATTCATCAGAATGAAAATCAATTAGCTGAAAATTTTTACGGTTTTCATCCACTGATTCTTGAAATTATGGAGAAAACATTTCAGGAAAATATCATTTTTAACGAAATTATCGACCTCGCTCCTATTCCGAAATGGCACACGAATCATCTTTGTCTGATCGGTGACGCAGCACACGCAACAACGCCGAATCTCGGACAGGGAGCCTGTCAGTCGATTGAAGACGCTTATATTATCGGAAAGCTGTTGGAAAACCATCAGAATTTCAATGAAGTTTTTGAAAATTTTCAGAAGATCAGGAGAAAAAAAGTAGATTATGTAGTTGATACAAGCTGGAAAATCGGACAGGTTTCACAATGGGAAAAAGGAACTTTTGTAAGGAATTTCGTGTTCAGACTGATTCCTGAAAGCTTTAATCAAAAACTGGTTGAAAAAACAATTCGACTGGAAATGTAG
- a CDS encoding DUF3347 domain-containing protein translates to MKKYIITAIFSLFSIISISAQSKKDAQVTKLYQNYIAIKSALASDDADQTSKAATEFIKTASTIDYKQVSEGNLNILRKDATAISEARNISTQRETFMNLSDNMIALAKEFKVSENPVYVQYCPMADGSWLSDESKIVNPYYGKSMLSCGNVKTTIK, encoded by the coding sequence ATGAAAAAATATATCATTACAGCAATATTCTCATTATTCTCAATTATTTCAATTTCAGCACAATCTAAAAAAGATGCACAGGTTACAAAACTATACCAAAATTATATTGCTATAAAATCTGCTCTGGCTTCAGACGATGCCGATCAAACATCAAAAGCAGCTACGGAATTCATTAAAACAGCTTCTACAATTGATTACAAACAGGTTTCTGAAGGAAATTTAAATATTCTCAGAAAAGATGCTACTGCAATTTCTGAAGCAAGAAACATCAGTACCCAAAGAGAAACATTTATGAATCTTTCCGATAATATGATTGCTCTGGCAAAAGAATTCAAAGTTTCTGAAAATCCGGTTTATGTTCAGTATTGTCCGATGGCAGACGGAAGCTGGTTAAGCGACGAATCTAAAATCGTAAATCCTTACTACGGAAAATCAATGCTTTCCTGCGGAAATGTAAAGACAACAATTAAATAA
- the pncA gene encoding bifunctional nicotinamidase/pyrazinamidase, whose protein sequence is MKKALIIVDVQNDFCEGGALAVPGANEVIPYINALMEENEYDQIVLTQDWHPADHKSFASNNGRKVGESIILNGVPQFMWPDHCIQGTLGAEFHKDLNREKVTHIVQKGKNVEIDSYSGFQDNNHFMKTGLDDFLKYHDIQLVEIVGLAMDYCVKYTCTDAVANGYVTCLHFNGTRAVNVKPDNGRDAIYDMIQKGVTVLG, encoded by the coding sequence ATGAAAAAAGCGTTAATAATCGTAGATGTGCAGAATGATTTTTGTGAAGGCGGAGCGTTGGCTGTTCCGGGAGCTAATGAAGTAATTCCTTACATCAATGCTCTGATGGAAGAAAACGAATACGATCAGATTGTACTTACGCAGGACTGGCATCCTGCAGATCATAAAAGTTTTGCCAGCAATAATGGCAGAAAGGTAGGCGAAAGCATTATCCTGAATGGTGTTCCGCAGTTTATGTGGCCGGATCACTGCATTCAGGGAACTTTAGGGGCAGAATTCCATAAAGATCTTAACAGAGAGAAAGTAACCCACATCGTACAAAAGGGTAAAAATGTAGAAATCGACAGCTATAGCGGTTTTCAGGACAATAATCATTTCATGAAAACCGGTCTGGACGATTTTTTAAAATATCATGACATCCAGTTGGTGGAAATCGTAGGTCTTGCTATGGATTACTGTGTAAAATATACCTGCACCGATGCTGTAGCCAATGGTTATGTAACCTGTCTTCACTTTAACGGAACACGTGCCGTAAATGTAAAGCCGGATAACGGAAGAGATGCCATTTATGATATGATCCAGAAAGGGGTTACGGTTTTAGGTTAG
- a CDS encoding pseudouridine synthase, translated as MSRDNNNSERPKRPRISTKKNSDNSRASRSGNSSESKPFKKSFPKAGERNSDSKRSGTSYQDRMDKKFGKTEQQPFITNSGEEKKSFGKSAPKRGGSRPNTFDTRDKYERGSLKYGRRPGTENREDKNKSFVQKRRLNKIEKDVHKDTIRLNKYIANSGICSRREADELITQGLVEVNGKVVTEMGYQVQKTDKVVFDGQNITPEKPVYVLLNKPKGYISTTKDDKARKTVMDLVANASPYRVFPVGRLDRSTTGVILLTNDGHMTKKLTHPSFDAKKIYHVTLDKKLTHEDMKLIAEGIRLDEGVAEVDQISFIEGKPKNEVGIEIHIGWNRVIRRIFQRLGYEVEALDRVMFAGLTKKNIKRGHWRILTEQEVNNLKML; from the coding sequence ATGAGCAGAGATAATAATAATTCAGAACGACCAAAGAGACCAAGAATTTCAACCAAGAAAAATTCTGATAATTCTCGTGCTTCCAGATCTGGAAATTCTTCAGAATCAAAACCTTTTAAAAAATCTTTCCCTAAAGCAGGAGAGCGAAATTCAGACTCGAAGAGAAGCGGTACGAGCTATCAGGACAGAATGGATAAGAAATTCGGAAAAACGGAACAGCAGCCTTTTATCACCAATTCGGGTGAAGAGAAAAAATCTTTTGGAAAATCTGCCCCGAAAAGAGGCGGAAGCAGACCCAATACTTTTGATACAAGAGATAAATACGAAAGAGGCAGCCTGAAATACGGAAGAAGACCCGGAACAGAAAACAGAGAAGATAAGAATAAATCTTTTGTACAGAAAAGAAGACTGAATAAAATTGAGAAAGATGTACATAAAGACACGATCCGTCTGAATAAATACATCGCCAATTCCGGAATCTGCAGCAGGAGAGAAGCAGATGAGCTGATTACGCAAGGTTTGGTGGAAGTGAACGGAAAAGTGGTGACGGAAATGGGATATCAGGTTCAAAAAACGGATAAAGTGGTTTTCGACGGACAGAATATTACCCCTGAAAAACCGGTTTATGTTCTTCTTAACAAACCAAAAGGGTATATTTCTACTACAAAAGATGATAAAGCCAGAAAAACAGTAATGGATCTTGTAGCGAACGCTTCACCATACAGAGTTTTTCCGGTAGGAAGATTAGACCGTTCTACAACCGGAGTTATTCTTTTAACGAACGACGGTCATATGACGAAGAAATTAACGCACCCGTCTTTTGATGCAAAGAAAATTTATCATGTAACATTGGATAAAAAGCTTACACACGAAGATATGAAACTTATTGCAGAGGGAATCCGTCTGGATGAAGGAGTTGCTGAGGTAGATCAGATTTCGTTCATCGAAGGAAAGCCGAAAAATGAAGTGGGAATTGAAATCCATATCGGATGGAACCGTGTTATCAGAAGAATTTTCCAGAGATTAGGATATGAAGTGGAAGCCTTAGACCGAGTAATGTTTGCCGGATTAACGAAGAAAAACATCAAGCGAGGACACTGGAGAATCCTTACAGAACAGGAAGTGAATAATCTTAAAATGCTTTAA
- the aroB gene encoding 3-dehydroquinate synthase has product MITILNDNFSQLNDFLHEKSFSKIFILVDENTHEYCLPILLGNMETDLGFEILEIEAGEEMKNIQTANQLWEILTEMQADRKALVINLGGGVITDMGGFVASTYKRGIQFINIPTTLLSMCDASIGGKTGIDLMHYKNMVGTFTFPEKIFVYPKFLETLPFKELRSGFAEMLKHGLIADKSHWENLTQINKLGIEGVIPHIQTSMDIKQNVVQEDFHEKNIRKTLNFGHTIGHAIESLCLSQRNPILHGEAVAMGMITEAHLAFLEGLISEEDSVLIIENIQKYYPYLDISDFKDEDIFGLLLNDKKNADSKINFSLLTAIGACNFDHQCSQKNIITSLDFYRKLNDVSL; this is encoded by the coding sequence ATGATAACAATATTAAACGATAATTTTTCTCAATTAAACGACTTCTTACACGAAAAATCTTTCAGCAAAATCTTTATTTTAGTTGATGAAAATACACATGAATATTGTCTTCCCATCCTTTTAGGAAATATGGAAACGGATCTCGGATTTGAAATTCTGGAGATTGAAGCCGGCGAAGAAATGAAAAATATACAGACGGCGAACCAGCTTTGGGAAATTCTTACGGAAATGCAGGCAGACCGAAAAGCTCTGGTTATTAATCTCGGCGGCGGCGTTATTACGGACATGGGAGGTTTTGTAGCGTCTACTTATAAAAGAGGAATCCAGTTCATCAATATTCCTACAACGCTTTTATCGATGTGTGATGCTTCTATCGGAGGAAAAACAGGCATCGATCTGATGCATTATAAAAACATGGTGGGAACTTTTACTTTTCCTGAGAAAATCTTCGTCTATCCTAAATTTCTTGAAACCCTTCCCTTCAAAGAATTAAGAAGCGGATTTGCCGAAATGCTGAAACACGGATTAATTGCCGATAAATCTCACTGGGAAAATCTCACCCAAATTAATAAACTTGGTATTGAAGGCGTAATTCCGCATATTCAGACGTCGATGGATATTAAACAAAATGTTGTTCAGGAGGATTTCCACGAAAAAAATATCAGAAAGACTCTGAATTTCGGTCATACGATCGGTCATGCCATTGAAAGCCTGTGTTTAAGTCAGAGAAACCCGATTCTTCATGGCGAGGCAGTTGCTATGGGGATGATTACGGAAGCCCATCTCGCTTTTCTTGAAGGTTTAATTTCTGAGGAAGATTCTGTACTTATTATAGAAAACATTCAGAAGTATTACCCTTATCTTGATATCAGCGATTTTAAAGACGAAGATATTTTCGGTCTTTTACTTAATGATAAGAAAAATGCTGACAGTAAAATTAATTTTTCTCTGCTTACCGCAATCGGAGCGTGTAATTTCGATCATCAGTGCAGTCAGAAAAACATCATTACATCCTTAGATTTCTACAGAAAACTGAATGATGTTTCATTATAA
- a CDS encoding HYC_CC_PP family protein codes for MKKILAILFSVFYFGFSSGAVFSVHYCMNELASISQKVDDVCSKCGVKTKKDCCKTEIKIVKVDDSQKSDFLKIDFLKQIHDVHKNDFFFVDHSFSATKFTQIQINAPPEKRSVPIFISHCNFRI; via the coding sequence ATGAAAAAGATTCTTGCTATCCTGTTCTCTGTATTCTACTTCGGTTTTTCTTCCGGAGCGGTTTTCAGTGTTCATTATTGCATGAATGAACTGGCTTCCATCAGTCAGAAAGTGGATGATGTCTGCAGCAAATGTGGCGTAAAAACCAAGAAAGACTGCTGTAAAACAGAAATCAAAATTGTAAAAGTTGATGATTCTCAAAAGTCAGATTTTCTTAAAATTGATTTTTTAAAGCAGATTCATGACGTTCACAAAAACGATTTTTTCTTCGTAGATCATTCTTTTTCAGCTACAAAATTTACTCAGATTCAGATCAATGCGCCGCCGGAAAAACGCTCCGTTCCGATCTTTATCAGTCATTGTAATTTTAGAATTTAA